One Gemmatimonadota bacterium genomic window carries:
- a CDS encoding CDP-alcohol phosphatidyltransferase family protein: MIEKVKDDVAEILGPSTEFLVEKRFTPDLLTMIGFVFNIGAAVLFGFGLYMWAGLTVLVAGVFDFLDGQVARKGKTESKFGALLDSTVDRYSEIFIWFGIAISFIRADDLWTSAAVFFALAGSLMVSYVRARIEGLGAECKVGFMQRPERVIAIGAGGVIVPLIGDIGLIVVVWAIALLGNFTALERVIHFRKLTKS; the protein is encoded by the coding sequence GTGATTGAAAAAGTTAAAGATGATGTCGCCGAGATTTTGGGACCATCTACAGAATTTCTCGTAGAAAAGCGCTTTACGCCCGATTTGTTGACCATGATCGGGTTTGTTTTCAATATAGGTGCCGCGGTGCTCTTTGGCTTTGGATTGTATATGTGGGCCGGGCTGACGGTGCTTGTCGCGGGTGTTTTTGATTTCCTCGACGGGCAGGTGGCGCGCAAGGGCAAAACAGAGTCCAAATTTGGTGCGCTTCTCGATTCCACTGTTGATCGATATTCCGAAATTTTCATCTGGTTTGGCATTGCGATCAGTTTTATACGGGCTGATGATCTCTGGACAAGCGCGGCGGTCTTTTTTGCACTGGCAGGATCTTTGATGGTGAGTTATGTACGCGCGCGCATTGAGGGGCTTGGAGCAGAGTGCAAAGTTGGATTTATGCAGCGGCCCGAGCGCGTTATTGCCATTGGCGCTGGCGGGGTGATCGTTCCTCTGATTGGGGATATTGGTCTGATCGTTGTGGTCTGGGCAATTGCTCTGTTGGGAAATTTTACTGCGCTGGAGCGGGTAATTCACTTTCGAAAGCTGACAAAATCATAG
- the tmk gene encoding dTMP kinase, whose protein sequence is MSGLFISLEGIDKSGTSTLARLLVDHLRSSGHAVVFTYEPGSTELGGEIRHLVLDWKPQGEIDATAEMFLFAADRAQHVNEVIRPSLDANKVVISDRYIDSTLAYQGYGRGLNLNDLRMIQNVATGGLMPAITIWLDVDLQTARKRGWGSGADRIEKEDEAFFQRVRQGFAAGYKSEPDRIFRVDGSQPISDVFEDVKKVVVDRMSATK, encoded by the coding sequence ATGTCCGGTCTTTTCATATCATTAGAAGGCATTGATAAAAGCGGGACGAGTACCCTGGCCAGATTGCTGGTTGATCACCTGAGAAGTAGCGGTCACGCTGTTGTATTTACTTATGAGCCAGGCAGTACAGAACTTGGAGGAGAAATTCGGCACCTGGTACTCGACTGGAAACCACAGGGCGAGATCGATGCAACTGCCGAGATGTTTTTATTTGCAGCAGATCGCGCACAGCATGTCAACGAAGTGATTCGGCCTTCGCTGGATGCAAACAAAGTGGTGATTTCAGATCGGTATATCGATTCCACACTGGCTTATCAGGGCTATGGTCGCGGGTTGAATCTCAATGACCTGAGAATGATTCAAAATGTGGCCACGGGTGGTTTGATGCCAGCCATAACGATCTGGTTAGATGTCGATTTACAGACTGCGCGAAAACGCGGTTGGGGATCCGGAGCAGATCGCATTGAGAAGGAAGATGAAGCATTTTTTCAAAGGGTTCGACAGGGTTTTGCCGCGGGATATAAATCTGAACCCGATCGCATTTTCAGGGTTGATGGCTCTCAGCCCATAAGCGATGTATTTGAAGATGTTAAAAAGGTGGTTGTCGATCGCATGTCGGCGACTAAATAA